Proteins from one Setaria italica strain Yugu1 chromosome V, Setaria_italica_v2.0, whole genome shotgun sequence genomic window:
- the LOC106804354 gene encoding uncharacterized protein LOC106804354, whose product MDVKSAFLNGVLHEQVYVEQPPGFVPQGHEHKVLHLVKALYGPRQAPRAWYSKLDESLLKLGFQRSASKHAVYLRGMGDRLLVVGVYVDDRVITGANNVDIDTFKAEMQAMFKMSDLGLLHYYLGPEVSQTEAGITVSQSAYLAKILENAGLTGCNPSHTPMEPRLKLSKLSTAPGVDPIHYRSIVGSLRYLVNSRPDLAYSVGYVSKFMENPTTEHLGAVKRILRYISGTLSYGCQYQRKKEEASLVGYSDSDHAGGIDTWKSTSGVLFFLGNNIVTWQFQKQRVVALSSCEADYIAAATAACQGVWLSPGNPRNRVVALSSCEAEYIAAATAACQGVWLARLLAELKEEKIGAITLKIDNQSAIALSRNPVLHDRSKHIDVRYHYIRECVEENRVQLQSIGTSEQLADILTKALGREQFCSLRSRIGVHDVQHTHKD is encoded by the coding sequence ATGGATGTCAAGTCCGCGTTCTTGAACGGCGTTCTCCATGAACAAGTCTACGTCGAGCAGCCTCCTGGTTTCGTTCCCCAGGGGCACGAGCACAAGGTGCTCCACCTCGTCAAGGCGCTGTACGGACCGCGTCAAGCCCCACGTGCCTGGTACTCCAAGCTTGACGAATCGCTGCTCAAGCTCGGCTTTCAGAGGAGCGCCTCCAAGCACGCCGTCTACCTGCGTGGGATGGGCGATCGCCTTCTTGTTGTGGGCGTGTACGTAGATGATCGGGTGATTACCGGGGCCAACAATGTCGACATCGACACATTCAAGGCGGAGATGCAGGCGATGTTCAAGATGAGCGACTTGGGGCTACTCCATTACTACCTTGGTCCGGAGGTGTCACAGACCGAGGCCGGGATCACCGTCAGCCAAAGCGCCTACCTGGCCAAGATTCTGGAGAACGCAGGGCTGACTGGATGCAACCCAAGTCACACTCCAATGGAGCCTCGTCTGAAACTCAGTAAGTTGAGCACCGCCCCAGGTGTTGATCCTATTCATTACAGAAGCATTGTGGGCTCGCTGCGATACTTGGTGAATTCGAGACCAGACTTGGCATACTCGGTGGGTTATGTTAGTAAGTTCATGGAGAATCCGACCACTGAACATTTGGGGGCAGTCAAGAGAATTCTCAGGTACATCTCTGGAACTCTCAGTTATGGCTGTCAGtaccagaggaagaaggaggaggccagTCTTGTTGGCTACAGCGATAGCGATCACGCGGGCGGCATCGACACGTGGAAGAGCACTTCCGGTgtgctcttcttcctcggcaacAACATTGTCACCTGGCAATTCCAGAAACAGAGAGTCGTGGCTCTATCCTCTTGTGAGGCGGATTACATTGCCGCAGCCACTGCAGCCTGCCAAGGAGTCTGGTTGTCACCTGGCAATCCCAGAAACAGAGTTGTGGCTCTGTCCTCCTGCGAGGCGGAGTACATTGCCGCAGCCACTGCAGCCTGCCAAGGAGTCTGGTTGGCGCGTCTTCTCGCAGAGCTCAAAGAAGAGAAGATCGGCGCCATCACATTGAAGATTGACAACCAGTCCGCCATCGCGCTCAGCAGGAACCCTGTCCTCCATGACCGCAGTAAGCATATTGATGTCCGATATCATTACATTCGCGAGTGCGTTGAGGAGAACAGGGTCCAACTTCAGTCCATCGGGACCTCGGAGCAGCTGGCGGACATACTGACTAAGGCTCTGGGGCGTGAGCAATTCTGCAGCTTGCGTTCCAGGATAGGAGTGCATGACGTACAGCATACACACAAGGATTAG